From the Candidatus Hydrogenedentota bacterium genome, the window GGAGGGTGAAGTCTATACAGTATACTTTTGAAGCGGCGGCCGGCGGGTTGCGATTGCGTTTCCGCCCCGCGTTTGATTTCATGACCCGCTGAACATTCCCCCATGGCCAAGCCCACCCATCTCTACGACGAAAGCAAGATCCAGACGCTGTCCGCGCTGGAGCACATCCGCAAGCGCACCGGCATGTACATCGGCCGGGTGGGCGACGGCACCCAGTACGACGACGGCATCTATGTCCTCCTCAAGGAGGTCATCGACAACGCCGTGGATGAATTCATCATGGGCTACGGGGAACGCGTCGAAATCGACATCGACGGCCCCCGGGTCCGCGTCCGCGACTACGGCCGGGGCATCCCCCTCGGCAAGGTGGTCGATTGCGTCTCGCGCATCAACACCGGCGCCAAGTACAACGACGATGTCTTCCAGTTCTCCGTCGGCCTCAACGGCGTGGGCACCAAGGCCGTCAACGCCCTCTCGTCCTCTTTTCTGGTCCAGTCCCACCGCGACGGAAAATCCGCCGGCGCGCGCTTTGTCCGCGGAGAGCTGATCAAGACCCTGTCCGGCAAATGCCCCGGCGTCCCCAACGGCACCCTGATCGAATTCGAGCCCGATCCGGACATCTTCGGCTCCTTCTCGTATCTCGACGACCTGGTGCAGCGCCGCCTCCGCCTCTATGCCTGCCTCCA encodes:
- a CDS encoding type IIA DNA topoisomerase subunit B yields the protein MAKPTHLYDESKIQTLSALEHIRKRTGMYIGRVGDGTQYDDGIYVLLKEVIDNAVDEFIMGYGERVEIDIDGPRVRVRDYGRGIPLGKVVDCVSRINTGAKYNDDVFQFSVGLNGVGTKAVNALSSSFLVQSHRDGKSAGARFVRGELIKTLSGKCPGVPNGTLIEFEPDPDIFGSFSYLDDLVQRRLRLYACL